The Brassica napus cultivar Da-Ae chromosome C1, Da-Ae, whole genome shotgun sequence DNA segment GGCATGAGTGTTTGCATATGCCTTCCTACACAAATAATTTCAAGGTAGTGCAAAAAGAACCAATTGCCGTCTTGCATCGTAATGGGGATTCTCCAAACACATTTACAGAATTACGAAGTAAGATGGAAAATGAGACTGCCAAAATATGCATCAGAAATTGAAGGATTTGGACAATATGCTTACAAGTCAACTAATTGTTCTATCATCCACAGGTAATTTCATCTGGAAGACGGCAAGCTCTTAAGTGTATACTTGTCTGTGTGATGTTGTCCGAGAATTGTAGTTGGTTTGTGTTTCAAATCTACCGTGCAGGTTAATAAACACTGTAAAAatcacaattaaaaaaatgaaacctctatctttctctctttatcACAACAGCCTTGGAACAGAACATAAAAGAAGGACAAAACAGAAGCAATCAAACTTTTGAGTATTTTCTTCCTCTTTATGTAGCTTTTTGTCTGAATAAATATCAATACAGCTACTCACTTTCTCGATTAGAAACAAACCCTCTCTCCTCTTGATATGAGAATCCACGGTTTTATTAGATGTATTACATCAATTTTatcaactttttatattttgtgatattttttaaatgtttattaaatTTCGGATAGatagttaattatgtttatgtttataaaagttacaaatatttttaaaatttgtgtactaatcttttttttacatcaaatgGTTATTACTCAATCTATAATTGTCAAGTAATACAGAAAGGGAAGGAGTATATACGATGGGATCAGTTGGATTATCAATGTAAAACTACTGCGCCACAATGCTTAATATTTCCTTTAGGACAGTGACATGGTTCATGCCTAAGATATAGAACTTTTCCAATCATACACTAATCAAGTGATGGAGGACCTGCGATTAGAATCTCTCATGATCTGCAAATAGTTTTCTTTAATCCCAAGTGTTGGTTGATAAAGAGAGATTGcaggaaacaaaataatatttcgcAAAGAAGCCTAGTTCAAGTAAGAAAGAAGCAAAGCAAACAAACCAAACATCAAAAGATCTCTCGTCAGACAGCATAGAAGAAAGAGATTCGTTGTGGTTGTTATTACACCTCCAACGTCGTTTTACATATTAACTCTGCGTCGGTTTGTCACCAACTCTGGATGTCCTTTCTTCATCATGGCCACGAATTCTTCGTAGTTGATTTTCCCATCCTACAAGATTTGAGTTTCATAAGAGAAGAGAGTGGAGTTAAGAAGACAAATGATAATGCCATATATGAATGGACCAAAACCAAATAATAATAACGATAAACATACACGATCGGTGTCTACTTCAGCAATGATCTCTTTGATGGACTTGTCATCACCCATGTTGTACTTCTTCATGGCTTGCTCTAGCTCTTCCATTGTTATGTAGCTTAAATAACACAAACCAAGATCCAAAATGTGAGTCTTTATCAGCTTCTTAAAAAGGACGAAAACTATTGACTAATGTGTTGTTTACCCGCTGTTGTCATTGTCAAAGTATTGGAAAGCTGTGTATAAGTGATCCTCACGTTCGATTCTGTTCATATGCATTGTTGCTGATATAAACTCCAAGTAGTCTATTGATCCATCTCCATCCATATCAgcctaaaccaaaaaaaaaaaaaaacaataataagcTTTTGTTTTAGGCAGGGGGAGAAAACATCAAAGACTTAAGAGACTTACTGCTTCCATTAACTGTTTTATCTCAGCCTCAGAGATCTTATTGCCAAGTTTTGGGAGACCAGTTCTCAACTCCTCCAAGGTGACTATTCCGTTTTTATCAGTGTCTAGAGCTTTGAACATCTCTTTCAGACCAATGATTTCTTCTTCAGATAAGTTCTCTGCGATGACCTGAAACAAGATATTTGACTtaagaaccaaaaaaaagacTAAATGGCAGTTGGATTTCACTTATTAGTGTTCTTTGTTTACCTTGAgtgccattttcttgagtttgtTCATCGCTCGGAACTGTTTCATCCTGGATAACACAGCATTGTCAAGCGGTTTGTCTGACGCCTCTCCGTCTTCTTTAATCCACGGATGTTCTGCGTTGGTATATTAAAAAACGTGTTAAGTGCAGTGTTATTTAATCATCAAAACATGTTATAAAAGTGATCTTACTTAGTACTTCACTCGCTGTTAGCCGGTCTTTAGGGTCATATGTCAACATTttcttcacaagatctttggcaCCGTTGGATACATCAGGCCATGGATCAGCTGAAAAATCAAGCTTTCCTTCTAGAATGGCATCGAAGATCCCTGTCTCATTTTCTGCACAAAGATAACTAACTATGCATTCACGGTCCACCATGAAACCAAACTCTCTTCTCAATTAAAGATGAAAACTATACCTCCCCAGAAAGGTGGGACACCACTGAGAAGGATGTACAGAATCACACCGGCACTCCAAATATCAGCCTCTGGTCCATAGTTCCGTTTTAAAACTTCCGGGGCAACATAGTATGCACTTCCAACAAGATCCTTAAACTTATCTCCTGCATTCAACGTAATCAAAGTTATGAATGCAGAAACTACAAGTAACAAAAGTGCACCTAGCCTGTTTTGAACCTGGTTTGAAGAAGACGGAGAGACCAAAGTCTGTAGCTTTCAACGGGGAGCTCTCATCTTTGCTCAGAAAGAGGAAGTTTTCGGGCTTCAAGTCACGGTGCATCACGCCCATAGAGTGGCAGCTGTGCACAACCATCACCATCTGCCTGCACAAATCCGCCGCGGCTCTCTCTGTGTAATGACCTTTAGCTATGATCCTATCGAAAAGCTCCCCTCCTTCACACAGCTCCATGATCAGATTCACCGAGTGTCTGTCCTCGTAAGCTCCCTTCAAGTCCACAATGTTCCTACACAATTCACAAATCAATGCACCAACTCAGAACCTCAGGAAAAGAATATGGAAACCACACACTTGCAAAGATCATTGTTCCTACAAGTGTGTGGTTCCTACTGCTCATTAATATGAAAAATGAAGAACCATTTAATAGTAGAAAAACAACATTGTTATAACAACAATAGTTCTAGATTAGCATTCTACCATTCcaacatatatattatcattagACATTACTATTGGACCATCTCAAAAGAAGCATTTTTTTCAGGTTAAAATCGAGAAATGAATTACCGGTGACCACTGAGATGGTGCATAATGTGGACTTCACGGCGAACATCTTCAATGTCGTCACTTTGGACGAGTCGGCGCGTGGGGATTGACTTGCAAGCGAAGACTTTCTTGGTCTCTTTGTGAGTGACCAAGTACGTGACTCCGAACTGGCCACGACCAAGCTCGCGACCGAAGTCGTAGGTCGCCTTGACATCCTCCATCGGCTTGCCTAGGATCCGACCGTTCTGTTGAGAACGGGATCCGCCGGTTCCGGAGCCTGAGGAGGATTTGACGGGTACAGAACCGGAGCCGGAGGATCCGCGGCGTTGTCCGGAAGGTTGGACATGGTGGACGACGTTGtcggaggaagaggaggaggaggaggttttGGACTTGCTGTGTCTGTGTCCCATCGCCGagctttgtttctttctctctgaGTCAATAAAGTCAATGGAGAAAGAAACAAGGATCTTCGATTCTCATCGTCTTTTTATGTCCGAAGATCGAACGCGAAAAGTGGAGACTACGTGCCAGGTTT contains these protein-coding regions:
- the LOC106376326 gene encoding Calcium-dependent protein kinase 3-like (The RefSeq protein has 2 substitutions, 1 non-frameshifting indel compared to this genomic sequence); amino-acid sequence: MGHRHSKSKTSSSSSSPSSDNVVHHVQPSGERRGSSGSGSVPVKSSSGSGTGGSRSQQNGRILGKPMEDVKATYDFGRELGRGQFGVTYLVTHKETKKVFACKSIPTRRLVQSDDIEDVRREVHIMHHLSGHRNIVDLKGAYEDRHSVNLIMELCEGGELFDRIIAKGHYTERAAADLCRQMVMVVHSCHSMGVMHRDLKPENFLFLSKDESSPLKATDFGLSVFFKPGDKFKDLVGSAYYVAPEVLKRNYGPEADIWSAGVILYILLSGVPPFWGENETGIFDAILEGKLDFSADPWPAVSNGAKDLVKKMLTYDPKDRLTASEVLKHPWIKEDGEASDKPLDNAVLSRMKQFRAMNKLKKMALKVIAENLSEEEIIGLKEMFKALDTDKNGIVTLEELRTGLPKLGNKISEAEIKQLMEAADMDGDGSIDYLEFISATMHMNRIEREDHLYTAFQYFDNDNSGYITMEELEQAMKKYNMGDDKSIKEIIAEVDTDRDGKINYEEFVAMMKKGHPELVTNRRRVNM